From Salvelinus namaycush isolate Seneca chromosome 2, SaNama_1.0, whole genome shotgun sequence, one genomic window encodes:
- the LOC120023939 gene encoding NACHT, LRR and PYD domains-containing protein 12-like yields MKSDQSMGHPEGFRKRDGSTKQRHQQNRPKSEIPSGQSAQSHQPDLPAILKSLEENSIRFVKNELKNINRILSSEGSDHPVFFGSQTEDKDVDKPERIAREGALDITVYILRNINQKDLADKLQKSTPAMKSQRKLKSHLKNKFECVLEGIAKQGNSRLLSKIYTELYITEGRSGGVNNENEMTQIEAASRRPATHETPIKCNDIFQPLPGQDKSIRTVLTTGVAGIGKTVSVQKFILDWAEGKANQELQFIFPLSFREMNLMKE; encoded by the exons atgaagagtgaccaaTCTATGGGACATCCAGAGGGTTTCAGGAAGAGAGATGGATCTACTAAACAAAG ACACCAACAGAACAGACCAAAGTCAGAGATTCCTAGTGGTCAGTCTGCCCAGAGTCATCAACCAGACCTGCCCGCTATACTAAAA TCACTTGAAGAAAATTCCATCAGATTTGTGAAGAATGAGTTGAAGAATATCAACAGGATTCTAAGTTCTGAGGGTTCAGATCACCCAGTATTCTTCGGTAGTCAGACAGAGGATAAAGATGTGGATAAGCCCGAGAGGATTGCCCGAGAGGGTGCTCTGGACATCACAGTGTACATTCTGAGGAACATTAACCAGAAGGACCTCGCTGACAAACTGCAGAAAA gtacaCCTGCCATGAAGAGCCAACGTAAGCTAAAATCTCATCTGAAAAATAAGTTTGAATGTGTATTGGAGGGAATAGCTAAACAAGGAAACTCCAGACTTCTCAGTAAGATCTATACAGAGCTCTATATCACAGAGGGTAGAAGTGGAGGAGTCAATAATGAAAATGAGATGACACAGATTGAGGCAGCATCCAGGAGACCAGCAACACATGAGACACCAATAAAATGCAATGACATCTTTCAGCCCTTACCCGGACAAGACAAatctatcagaactgtgctgacaacgGGAgttgctggcattggaaaaacagtctctgtgcagaagttcattctggactgggctgaagggaaAGCAAATCAGGAGCTTCAGTTCATATTTCCACTTTCTTTTCGGGAGATGAATTTGATGAAGGAGTGA
- the prr13 gene encoding proline rich 13, producing the protein MWPNQGPPGQNPAFPPAYNAAFPSGPNPAHPQGQNPMYAPGTNPAYPPGMAPGMAPGMAPGMPPGMAPGMAPCMNPAMPPGSMPYGQHPGGQYPGGQHPYPAGPGAPGYPGVHPGPYPGGVHPGGVYPGGMHPGMAGGVAGFGMGVPGHKAHKKMKKAKGKKAHKADKHLKHHGGHRKHSSSSSSSSSDEE; encoded by the exons ATGTGGCCTAACCAAG GTCCCCCTGGCCAGAACCCGGCCTTCCCCCCAGCCTACAACGCTGCATTCCCTTCTGGTCCAAACCCAGCACACCCTCAAGGCCAGAACCCCATGTACGCACCTGGCACAAACCCTGCTTATCCCCCCGGTATGGCCCCTGGTATGGCCCCTGGTATGGCCCCCGGTATGCCCCCTGGTATGGCCCCCGGTATGGCCCCCTGTATGAATCCAGCCATGCCTCCAGGATCCATGCCTTACGGACAACACCCAGGAGGGCAATACCCAGGAGGACAACACCCTTATCCAGCTGGACCAGGTGCACCTGGTTACCCAGGAGTTCACCCAGGGCCCTACCCTGGTGGGGTCCATCCAGGTGGAGTCTACCCCGGGGGCATGCATCCCGGCATGGCTGGGGGTGTGGCGGGATTCGGGATGGGAGTCCCTGGACACAAGGCGCACAAAAAAATGAAGAAGGCGAAGGGGAAGAAGGCGCACAAAGCCGACAAACACCTGAAGCATCATGGAGGCCACAGGAAG CACTCTtcaagcagtagcagcagcagcagcgacgAGGAGTGA